TCTCCCTTTTCTACTAAGCGACCTCCAAAATAGCCGCCAATTCCTCCAGCTCCTAATACAAGAATTCGCATAACACTCTTCCTTTCTATTAAAAATAAACTTCTGTAACTTACTAATGTCTATTTCAAAATCCCATTTCGTACTGCATATAGTGCCAATTGAGTTCGATCTTGAAGCTGAGTCTTGGCTAAAATATTTGAAACATGGGTTTTTACAGTTTTTTCTGTAATAAATAAAGATGCTGCAATTTCTTTATTACTCTTTCCCCTCGTAATTTCCTTCAATACATCCATTTCTCGCTTAGTTAATTTGTCTTGAAATGAATCATCATTCTTCGTTTCTATCTTCCCAGTTAAAGCAGAAACTAATTGCGTTGTAACCTTAGAATGAAACTGTTTTTCCCCATCGTGTATCTTTCGGATCGCGGAAACGAGCTCATCTGGGTCACTATCCTTTAAATAATATCCCGCTGCACCTGCTTCAATTGCAGGTAAAATATGATCTTGATCATAAAAACTAGTTAAAATCATTACTTTAACTGCTAAGCCCTCTATTTTTATTCTTTTGGTGGCTTCAATTCCATCTAGAACTGGCATCGCTAAATCCATGATGACAATATCAGGTCTTAGCTGTTTTACTAAGCTTAATGCCTCTTCTCCGTTCGATGCTTCCCCAATAACCTCAATATCATCTTGCGTATTTAAGAAGAAAATAAGTCCTCTCCTAACTACATGATGATCATCAGCAATTAATATTTTAATAGACATAAAACTCTCCTTCTTAAAAAGGGATATTCGTCGTAATTTTTGTTCCTTTATTCAAATCACTTTCAACTAGAAACGACCCTTTTAACGATTCCACTCTTTCCTTCATGCTTTTCAAACCTAATGTTGGAATTTGTACATCCTTTGGACAGATAAAACCGACACCTTGATCTCGAATCGTCATCTTTACTTTCTTTGTACTGATTGATAACTGTAAATATATTGTATTTTGTCCTGAATGTTTTCTACAATTATTAAACGCTTCCTGACCTACGCGCCATAACGTTTCTTCTATTTTAGAAGGTAATATCGTTGTTCCTTTTACATTACTAATTACTTTTAGCCCTAACATCTCACCATAGTTAATTAATGCACTAACTATTCCTTTTTCAATACCTTGTGGTCTAAGCTGCCATATTAATGCTTTCATTTCTGCTTGTGCTTCTTGGGCAATTTGTTGAATATGATTAAATGTATCCTTTGATTTCACATTGTCGGATACATTTGCACCTGCTTTAGCAGTTACATTAATGGAAAACAATAATTGACTAACTGAGTCGTGTAAGTCCTTTGCAAGACGATTTCTTTCTTGAATCAGCTCAAACTCTTTTACCTTTTCTGTTAATTGAATTCGTTTAATTGCTGTTCCAATTTGCAACGCAACTGCGCCTAGTAAATTCAATTCTTCCTGATCAAATTTTAATTTATTAGCAGCAGCAACATTTAATAAACCAAAAGATTCTTCACCTGCTTGCAGTGGTACAGTCGCATGATGAGTGACACCATTTGTTTCTCCCCAATTATGAATCATTGAGTCTTCTAACCTCTTACATTCCATAATGTTTGATGCCTTATTAAGTCTTCCGGTATTATATTTATCTACACACCAACAATCTCCATTGCACATTGGCTTAGCTTCTTCATTCATAAGAGCTGGAGGTAACTCATGAGAAGCGACTAATTCGAAGCCCCTATTTTTATCAATTAAAAAAATCCATCCTGTATCTAGACCAGTAACTTGAACTAATTTGGCTAAGGCACAATTGAGGGTACTGTGCAAATCAGTACCCTCGTTTAATATTTCAGCAATTTCTTTTAATACTTGTAGCTCTAAAAGAAATGATTCTTTTTTCATACTTATGTTAATTCCTTCATTCGACGATCAAGTTGTTCAAGCACCATCGGCCACGCTTGCTCGTGTTGGTCTCTTGATAATTCATCTGGGAATCCTGCATGTGTCAATCTAATAACTGCTGCTCCACCTTCATTTGTTGAAAACTCAACAGTCACTACAGTCTCCGTTTTTGATCCAGAAGTGAACCAAGTTATCTCAACAAGTTGATTGTGCTCAAGCTTTAAAAAGCGACCATAATGTGGATGACGTTTATCCTCAAAATGCGTCTCAAAGAAAAAGACAGAATTAACTTCAGCCTTCATAATCACTGAACCAGGCGCAGCAAACCAATCACCAAACCTTTTTGTCCAAGCTTCATACAACACATCTATAGAATTTTCCATTACTCGTTCTACGGTGAGACTATGTGGTCTACT
This genomic interval from Gottfriedia acidiceleris contains the following:
- a CDS encoding response regulator, coding for MSIKILIADDHHVVRRGLIFFLNTQDDIEVIGEASNGEEALSLVKQLRPDIVIMDLAMPVLDGIEATKRIKIEGLAVKVMILTSFYDQDHILPAIEAGAAGYYLKDSDPDELVSAIRKIHDGEKQFHSKVTTQLVSALTGKIETKNDDSFQDKLTKREMDVLKEITRGKSNKEIAASLFITEKTVKTHVSNILAKTQLQDRTQLALYAVRNGILK
- a CDS encoding GAF domain-containing sensor histidine kinase, with product MKKESFLLELQVLKEIAEILNEGTDLHSTLNCALAKLVQVTGLDTGWIFLIDKNRGFELVASHELPPALMNEEAKPMCNGDCWCVDKYNTGRLNKASNIMECKRLEDSMIHNWGETNGVTHHATVPLQAGEESFGLLNVAAANKLKFDQEELNLLGAVALQIGTAIKRIQLTEKVKEFELIQERNRLAKDLHDSVSQLLFSINVTAKAGANVSDNVKSKDTFNHIQQIAQEAQAEMKALIWQLRPQGIEKGIVSALINYGEMLGLKVISNVKGTTILPSKIEETLWRVGQEAFNNCRKHSGQNTIYLQLSISTKKVKMTIRDQGVGFICPKDVQIPTLGLKSMKERVESLKGSFLVESDLNKGTKITTNIPF
- a CDS encoding SRPBCC family protein, whose protein sequence is MNIISYPDLSSRPHSLTVERVMENSIDVLYEAWTKRFGDWFAAPGSVIMKAEVNSVFFFETHFEDKRHPHYGRFLKLEHNQLVEITWFTSGSKTETVVTVEFSTNEGGAAVIRLTHAGFPDELSRDQHEQAWPMVLEQLDRRMKELT